The Hippoglossus stenolepis isolate QCI-W04-F060 chromosome 11, HSTE1.2, whole genome shotgun sequence genome includes a window with the following:
- the tgm1l1 gene encoding protein-glutamine gamma-glutamyltransferase K, whose product MPSERLTVRGVSEVGRFSGAAPPTRVELTIQKEGEKKQEDGACRRWFRKMCPCCCKRQNSTSYDITDKVELVKPPAPEPAKPKPENGEAKEMEEIKLSVRSVDPLSSKTSQNRQEHHTDLYHGDELIIRRGQTFQIELELNRPFNAENDKMHLDLKTGPLPMVSKGTHVIIPLVDHLEDERWEAKIVAANGTKVKLSVNSPASAVIGLYGLSVVTCSIKGEAATTYNSNKNIVMLFNPWCEEDTVFLDDEEERKEYVLNDTGRIYYGTEHQIGARTWNFGQFHEGILDACLFILEKSDMPPSGRGDSVNVVRVLSALINAQDDFGVLVGNWSGKYSDGVSPAAWSSSVEILRKYHSSSGTPVSYGQCWVFSGVTTTVLRCLGIPARSVTNFQSAHDTDVSLTTDVYFDEDAEPIDYLNSDSVWNFHVWNDCWMARPDLPPGHGGWQAVDSTPQETSQGTFRCGPASVNAIRSGQVYLKHDTPFVFAEVNSDKIYWKRNLDGTFNQFHIEKKAVGHCISTKAVGSEERADITHLYKHQEDSEEERIAVETASRYGSKPEVYSTPMAEDVAVEVKMEGEGPRMGTDAKLSILVKNLSSEPRQTTLHSQVAVMYYTGVLKGTIKKEQIPVELLPNEEKTIEWVLPYQQYQNQLVDQAALMLTLSGRVIETQQVLANQTSFRLRTPDLNISPLGEAVVGKEMAAKITFTNPLPRTLKDVVFRVEGLGLQKGHEVVVGDVSGHSTVTLTEHFIPTQPGPRKLVASLDCKQLTQVHGVADIVVLEK is encoded by the exons ATGCCAAGCGAGCGGTTGACAGTCAGGGGCGTGTCGGAGGTAGGGCGCTTCTCCGGAGCAGCCCCGCCCACCAGGGTGGAGCTCACCATtcagaaagagggggagaagaaaCAGGAAGATGGAGCCTGTCGCCGATGGTTCAGGAAGATGTGTCCGTGCTGCTGTAAGCGCCAGAACAGCACCTCCTATGATATCACAGACAAGGTTGAATTGGTCAAACCTCCAGCCCCAGAGCCCGCCAAGCCAAAGCCTGAGAATGGAGAAGCAAAGGAGATGGAAG AAATAAAGCTGTCGGTGCGTTCGGTTGACCCGCTGAGCTCCAAGACAAGTCAGAACAGACAGGAGCACCACACGGACTTGTATCACGGCGACGAGCTGATCATCCGCAGAGGACAGACCTTCCAGATTGAGCTGGAGCTCAACAGGCCCTTCAATgctgaaaatgacaaaatgcaTCTGGACCTGAAAACAG GTCCCCTGCCCATGGTGTCCAAAGGCACCCACGTCATCATTCCTCTGGTGGATCACCTGGAGGATGAACGCTGGGAGGCAAAGATCGTAGCGGCGAACGGCACCAAGGTCAAGTTGTCCGTCAACTCTCCAGCCAGCGCTGTGATTGGCCTGTACGGGCTCAGCGTGGTGACTTGCTCTATAAAGGGAGAGGCCGCAACTACCTACAACTCCAACAAGAACATCGTCATGCTCTTCAACCCTTGGTGTGAAG AGGATACAGTGTTCctggatgatgaggaggagaggaaggagtaTGTGCTGAATGACACTGGGAGGATTTACTACGGCACAGAGCATCAAATTGGGGCCCGGACATGGAACTTTGGACAG TTTCATGAAGGAATCCTGGATGCGTGTCTGTTCATCCTGGAGAAGAGTGACATGCCTCCGTCTGGTCGAGGGGATTCTGTCAATGTGGTCAGGGTCCTATCTGCCTTG ATTAACGCTCAGGATGACTTTGGGGTTCTGGTCGGGAACTGGTCTGGGAAATACTCCGACGGAGTCTCTCCTGCGGCGTGGAGCAGCAGCGTGGAGATCCTGAGGAAGTACCACTCCTCCAGCGGCACGCCTGTGTCATATGGACAGTGCTGGGTCTTTTCTGGGGTCACCACAACAG TGTTGCGGTGTCTTGGAATACCAGCCCGCAGCGTGACCAACTTCCAGTCCGCTCACGATACTGACGTGTCCCTCACCACCGATGTGTATTTCGATGAGGATGCGGAGCCGATCGACTACCTCAATAGTGATTCCGTCTG GAATTTCCACGTATGGAACGACTGCTGGATGGCCAGACCGGACCTGCCTCCTGGCCATGGAGGCTGGCAGGCTGTTGACTCCACTCCACAGGAAACAAGTCAGGGCACCTTCCGCTGTGGCCCCGCATCCGTCAACGCCATCCGTTCCGGCCAAGTCTACCTCAAACATGACACGCCTTTTGTGTTCGCTGAG GTCAACAGTGATAAAATCTACTGGAAGAGGAACCTGGATGGCACTTTCAACCAGTTCCACATCGAGAAGAAAGCGGTCGGCCACTGCATCAGCACCAAAGCCGTGGGCTCTGAAGAGCGGGCAGACATCACACACCTGTACAAACACCAAGAAG ATTCAGAGGAGGAACGCATCGCTGTGGAGACCGCCAGTCGCTATGGCAGCAAGCCAGAAGTCTACTCCACACCCATGGCTGAGGACGTCGCCgtggaggtgaagatggagggcGAGGGGCCGAGGATGGGCACCGATGCTAAGCTGAGCATCTTGGTGAAGAACCTGAGCTCAGAGCCTCGTCAGACAACCCTGCACAGCCAGGTGGCCGTCATGTACTACACCGGTGTGCTGAAGGGCACCATCAAGAAGGAACAGATACCTGTGGAGCTTTTGCCCAATGAAG AAAAAACCATTGAGTGGGTGCTGCCCTACCAGCAGTACCAGAACCAGCTGGTGGATCAAGCCGCCCTGATGTTGACCCTGTCTGGAAGAGTCATCGAGACGCAGCAAGTGTTGGCCAACCAGACCTCGTTCAGGCTCCGCACCCCTGACCTCAACATCTCG CCTTTGGGAGAAGCTGTCGTTGGCAAGGAGATGGCAGCAAAGATCACCTTCACCAACCCCCTGCCACGTACGCTGAAGGACGTGGTGTTCAGAGTGGAAGGCCTGGGTCTACAAAAGGGCCATGAAGTGGTTGTAGG TGACGTTAGTGGTCACTCCACGGTGACACTGACAGAGCACTTCATCCCCACCCAGCCCGGACCCAGGAAGCTGGTGGCGTCCCTCGACTGCAAACAGCTCACGCAAGTGCACGGCGTGGCTGATATCGTCGTTCTTGAAAAATAA
- the abhd4 gene encoding (Lyso)-N-acylphosphatidylethanolamine lipase produces the protein MDPGSAPMQNDCETEENSVWNWWPSWRPTSVSLLKTTESKILACIKNDLWARFVTLPNQDQLWTLTLTNKMVHKPAAPKTPLVMVHGFGGGVGMWIRNLDALSRSRPVYAFDLLGFGRSSRPPFPSDAAKAEEQFVASIEQWRQSVGLESMILLGHSLGGYLATSYAIQYPSRVSHLILVDPWGFPEKPNTQTEANGGQVTEMRRSSPPRWVKAILAVVSLFNPLAVIRAAGPWGPGLVNKFRSDFKRKFEDLFDDDTMTQYIYHCNAQTPSGEVGLRAMSESLGWAKRPMLHRVDLLPPSMPLTMLFGESSWVDSSSGDIVVKIRNQANTKMLLINEASHHLYADQPEEFNTAVENICNSVN, from the exons GGAAAACTCAGTCTGGAACTGGTGGCCCTCCTGGCGTCCAACCTCCGTGTCCCTCTTGAAGACAACCGAGTCCAAGATTCTTGCCT GTATTAAGAATGACCTGTGGGCCCGGTTTGTGACGTTACCAAACCAGGATCAGCTATGGACTTTGACTCTCACCAACAAGATGGTTCACAAGCCTGCAG CCCCTAAGACTCCCCTGGTGATGGTCCATGGCTTtggaggaggggtggggatGTGGATCAGAAACCTGGACGCGCTGAGCAGGTCACGGCCCGTCTACGCCTTCGACCTCCTGGGCTTTGGCAGGAGCTCCAGGCCTCCCTTCCCCTCAGACGCCGCCAAGGCAGAGGAGCAGTTTGTCGCCTCCATTGAACAGTGGAGACAGTCTGTGGGCCTGGAGAGCATGATTCTGCTGGGGCACAGTCTGGGGGGGTACCTGGCTACCTCCTACGCCATCCAGTACCCTTCAAG AGTATCACATCTTATCTTGGTAGACCCCTGGGGTTTCCCTGAGAAACCCAATACACAGACTGAGGCGAATGGTGGTCAGGTGACAGAGATGAGGAGGTCGTCACCTCCACGCTGGGTGAAAGCTATTCTAGCGGTGGTTTCCCTCTTCAATCCACTGGCTGTCATTCGAGCAGCAGGCCCATGGG GTCCGGGTTTGGTGAACAAATTCCGCTCTGATTTCAAAAGGAAATTTGAAGATCTGTTTGATGACGACACTATGACGCAGTACATCTACCACTGTAACGCACAAACCCCGAG TGGTGAAGTGGGTTTACGTGCCATGTCGGAGTCTCTGGGCTGGGCCAAGAGGCCGATGCTGCATCGGGTCGACCTGCTGCCGCCCTCCATGCCCCTCACCATGCTGTTTGGAGAATCTTCCTGGGTGGACAGCTCATCGGGGGACATAGTGGTCAAGATTAGGAACCAGGCCAACACCAAAATGCTG CTGATAAATGAAGCCTCTCATCACTTGTATGCTGATCAACCAGAAGAGTTCAACACAGCGGTTGAAAATATATGTAACTCTGTTAACTGA